Proteins encoded within one genomic window of Bremerella alba:
- a CDS encoding type I polyketide synthase: MQPKHEPIAVIGIGCRLPGADNPEAFWNLLINGRDAIGEVPPDRWDVDRLYDPEPATPGKMYTRRGGFLSNVADFDPTLFGISGREAEKMDPQQRLLLEVTWEAFENAGIPVKTLGNSATGIYVGISNSDYARLMFRGLDSLNAYSATGTSLSIAANRLSYLFNFRGPSIAVDTACSSSLVSAHLACQGLQSGETDLAVAAGVNMILTPEGTITFCQARMMAPDGRCKTFDASADGYVRGEGCGAVILKRLRDAERDGDRILAVIHGTAVNQDGLTNGLTAPNGPSQQEVLTAALENAQLAPQAIELIEAHGTGTSLGDPIEVRSLKNVLGTGRDAQHPLRLGSVKTNIGHLESAAGIAGLLKLVLSLSKGQIPPHLNFETLNPYIDLSGAEVEIVTEAKSWNSDAGNRLAGVSAFGFGGTNCHVIVGDYISKETETKTLSKQDRPQHIIPLSTQSFDGLPLLAERYLEELQDESISLADFAHSVAVGRSTLDARAFVNAADKQEAIASLHKLVEKGSKDPANGQPLRRRNKVVFLFTGQGSQYPGMGQDLYETHPVYREAIDQCAAELKKHGVPLLDVLFAETGSDTIHQTAMSQPTLFATEYALYQLWKSWGVTPSMAIGHSVGEYVAACVAGVFTLEDALKLIALRGKLMQSLPAGGAMLAVSAGADRIETLLNGHAGQVGIAAVNSPQQTVLSGATEAIDQVAELCQSEGIRAIRLTVSHAFHSKLMEPILDEFEQAVSAIEMKPAAFPIAANLTGELSKDAFTKPQYWRQHLREAVRFADGIQAIAAKGGNVFVEIGPQPVLSGLGRVSLPGKENAWLPSLRNGRNAWQMMLNSLGELYEIGIAIDWKAFDAPYARKRIELPTYPFMRSRFWAPDSMPVASEQGVGSGTGLMPARTSHPLLGVTIPTATDEVLFQTNLAPGFPAYLNDHQLFGTPVFPATGYIELAIGAVNAHFEEGLYTVEQLQVQQPLVFEEQRSKTIQVVLAPEEFGYASFRILSAETSESDDTIWKLHAAGKIVPAAARPEKADLQEAFFRMEKQVEVGDFYAAAKQSGLQYGHAFQGIKQLGTGEDEALAEVALPTELQGDARNYHLHPALLDACFQTVGSLLADELTPGTTFIPIGVGSVTCFEGHSPQRVACWSKIVGRKPGRMPQVEADFLLANEEGEVLAEVRGLKLARLAKIDLQKRLVADVDRWYHEVKWLETPRIGNPLTVDEKEESVWLIFGDGRPMTEYLVEQLEQRKQQVMQVFPGTELEFGEVDATLDPVEPTEFVELLDSLELSETRKLRGVIYLWAQQDLSGKANESMVDHALGCQGLLHVAQALGQLEDQSPRLYVVTLGGQRIYSGDKIGHPLEAATWGLAGVIANELPKLNCTRVDVDAADRDTAGRLFGEVWVPDSETEIALRGEKRFSSRLMPMRLAADGELTIPEQPYQLGLKKFGMLTNLELVPKLRTEPAESEVEIAVKASGLNFRDVLRALGMLQEYEKEIGILTEADVTFGFECSGVVTAVGKKVKSLSVGDEVIALSTASMTSHLLVDQNYVAKKPSNQTFDEAATIPLAFLTAHYGLVRLAKLRKGERVLIHAAAGGVGQAAVAIAQAVGAEIYATASKGKWDFLHSLGIKHVYDSRTTLFSDQILKDTGGEGVDVVLNSLNQEFITKSVECLAKGGRFVEIGKIGIWTLEQFAKSRPDAAYFPFDLGDEERKSPGLIAAMLKELLPQFESHQLTPLPLQAYRMEDAVDAFRFMQQAKHLGKVILQMTPPTSERPLIRGDATYLITGGTGAIGLEVAQWLVQQGAKNVVLTSRSGKANEATSERIADWESEGAKVTVATMDAAKADQVAAVLGFIQTELSPLAGVFHAAGVLDDATIGQQSWDRFAKVLPAKVDGSWYLHQQTRELPLDYFVCFSSIAALIGSPGQANYAAANAFMDALCAGRRAEGLTGLSINWGPWSGGGMAKSADARRLAGIGLGMIAPQQGLLALEELLPTRYADVGVFPVDWSKFLKQFGRNKHPRLLDELAKLHRQERVVGASSGGALRDRLGSADEDKRASMIGDYVADQAAKTLGISASQLDHAKPLAEMGLDSLMGIELKNSIEAELEVDIPVEEFSQDTTITSLATAVANLVGVEGDFTSSGSEASAPAAKEKPARALEDIPASDFQTDQFPEVIELQERLARFARMGMESPYFDVHEGTTRDTAIIEGREFICFSSYNYVGSSGDPEVTAAAQAAVEKFGTSVSASRVVSGEKTIHGELERKIAQFVGTESSVCFVGGHSTNETTIGHLMNPGDLILHDELAHNSLVQGCILSGAQRRAFPHNDTAACERMLSEMRGKYRRAVIVVEGVYSMDGDYCDLPKLVEIKEKYKAMLFVDEAHSIGTMGKTGRGICEHYGIPGSRIDFLMATLSKSFGSCGGYIAGKKTMIEYLKYTAPGFVFSVGMPPSNAAAALASIERIEKHPEVVAKCMSNSRLFLKLAKEKGLDTGLSDNTPVVPVIAGNSLLALRLSRALYARGYNVQPIMYPAVEEKAARLRFFITSCHSEEQIRQTVDATAEELEKLKAESSDAAK; the protein is encoded by the coding sequence ATGCAGCCAAAACATGAACCGATTGCCGTTATCGGAATCGGTTGTCGTTTGCCCGGGGCCGATAACCCGGAAGCTTTCTGGAATTTGCTGATTAATGGGCGGGACGCCATTGGCGAAGTTCCACCAGACCGCTGGGACGTCGACCGTCTCTACGATCCCGAGCCTGCAACGCCTGGCAAGATGTATACCCGTCGAGGTGGCTTTTTAAGCAATGTGGCCGACTTTGATCCAACCCTCTTTGGGATCAGTGGGCGCGAAGCGGAAAAGATGGACCCGCAGCAGCGATTGCTGCTGGAAGTGACCTGGGAAGCTTTCGAGAATGCGGGCATCCCCGTAAAAACGCTTGGTAACAGTGCGACCGGCATATATGTCGGCATCAGTAACAGTGACTACGCGCGGTTGATGTTCCGCGGGCTCGATTCGCTCAATGCGTATAGTGCCACCGGGACCAGCTTGTCGATCGCCGCGAATCGGCTGAGCTATCTCTTTAACTTCCGCGGGCCAAGCATTGCAGTCGATACGGCCTGTTCGTCTTCGCTTGTTTCGGCCCACCTGGCCTGCCAAGGTCTTCAGTCAGGCGAGACCGATTTAGCGGTTGCCGCTGGGGTGAACATGATCCTGACTCCGGAGGGAACAATCACCTTCTGTCAGGCTCGTATGATGGCCCCTGATGGACGCTGCAAAACCTTCGATGCCAGCGCCGATGGCTACGTCCGCGGCGAAGGCTGTGGTGCCGTCATCTTGAAACGATTGCGTGATGCCGAACGCGACGGCGATCGTATTTTAGCCGTCATCCACGGTACGGCCGTCAATCAAGATGGGCTCACCAATGGTCTGACTGCTCCTAACGGACCGTCGCAGCAGGAAGTGCTTACGGCGGCGCTTGAAAATGCTCAGCTCGCGCCGCAAGCGATTGAACTGATTGAGGCCCACGGGACCGGTACTTCCCTAGGAGACCCGATCGAAGTCCGTAGCTTAAAGAACGTCCTTGGTACGGGGCGAGACGCCCAGCATCCGCTTCGACTGGGGAGTGTCAAAACCAACATTGGCCATCTGGAATCGGCCGCCGGGATCGCAGGCCTTTTGAAGCTAGTGCTTTCGCTTAGCAAAGGTCAAATTCCGCCCCATTTGAACTTCGAAACGCTTAATCCGTACATCGATCTGAGCGGTGCCGAAGTCGAGATCGTCACCGAAGCCAAGTCTTGGAATAGCGATGCCGGCAATCGCCTGGCCGGTGTTAGCGCGTTTGGGTTTGGTGGAACGAATTGTCACGTCATCGTTGGCGATTACATTTCGAAAGAAACCGAAACTAAGACGCTTTCCAAGCAAGATCGCCCGCAGCATATCATCCCACTTTCGACGCAGAGTTTCGACGGCTTGCCTCTGTTGGCGGAGCGTTACTTGGAAGAGTTGCAAGACGAATCCATTTCACTGGCAGATTTTGCTCATAGCGTCGCCGTAGGTCGCTCGACGCTCGATGCCCGAGCTTTCGTCAATGCTGCGGACAAGCAAGAGGCGATCGCTTCGCTGCACAAACTGGTCGAGAAGGGATCGAAAGATCCTGCCAATGGCCAACCGCTGCGTCGCCGCAATAAGGTGGTATTCCTGTTCACCGGCCAAGGGTCGCAGTATCCAGGGATGGGACAAGACCTCTACGAGACTCACCCTGTTTACCGCGAGGCAATCGACCAGTGCGCCGCCGAATTGAAAAAACACGGTGTGCCGCTATTGGACGTGCTATTTGCCGAAACTGGCAGCGACACGATCCATCAAACGGCCATGTCACAGCCGACCTTGTTTGCCACCGAGTATGCCCTGTACCAATTGTGGAAGTCTTGGGGCGTCACGCCAAGTATGGCCATCGGGCATAGTGTCGGTGAATATGTTGCAGCGTGCGTCGCGGGTGTCTTCACGCTGGAAGATGCGTTGAAGCTGATCGCTCTGCGCGGCAAGCTGATGCAAAGCTTGCCTGCCGGTGGAGCCATGTTGGCCGTTTCGGCCGGAGCAGATCGTATCGAAACGCTTCTCAACGGACACGCCGGTCAAGTTGGCATCGCTGCGGTGAATAGTCCGCAGCAGACGGTCCTTAGTGGTGCTACGGAAGCAATCGATCAGGTCGCTGAGTTGTGCCAGTCGGAAGGGATTCGTGCGATTCGCCTGACGGTCTCGCATGCGTTTCATTCGAAGTTGATGGAGCCTATTCTCGACGAATTTGAACAAGCTGTTTCTGCGATCGAGATGAAGCCGGCCGCATTTCCCATCGCTGCGAACTTGACCGGCGAGTTAAGCAAAGATGCGTTCACCAAGCCACAGTATTGGCGCCAACATCTGCGCGAAGCCGTCCGCTTTGCCGATGGCATCCAGGCAATCGCGGCGAAAGGGGGCAACGTCTTCGTTGAGATCGGACCGCAGCCAGTTCTTTCCGGGCTGGGGCGTGTGAGCCTACCGGGCAAAGAAAACGCTTGGTTGCCGAGCCTGCGGAATGGTCGAAACGCTTGGCAGATGATGCTCAACTCACTGGGCGAACTGTACGAAATCGGCATTGCGATCGACTGGAAAGCGTTTGACGCGCCATACGCTCGAAAGCGGATTGAATTGCCGACATATCCCTTTATGCGTAGTCGATTCTGGGCACCGGATTCGATGCCGGTTGCTAGTGAGCAAGGCGTCGGTTCGGGTACCGGGCTCATGCCTGCCCGCACGTCGCATCCGTTACTGGGCGTGACGATTCCTACGGCAACGGACGAGGTGCTTTTTCAAACGAACCTGGCCCCTGGTTTTCCGGCATATCTGAACGATCATCAGTTGTTCGGTACCCCTGTCTTTCCTGCGACAGGTTACATCGAATTGGCCATCGGTGCCGTCAATGCACACTTCGAGGAGGGGCTGTACACCGTCGAGCAGTTGCAAGTTCAGCAGCCGCTCGTCTTCGAAGAACAACGCTCAAAGACGATTCAGGTCGTCTTGGCGCCCGAAGAGTTCGGCTACGCTTCCTTCCGGATTCTCAGCGCCGAGACTTCCGAAAGCGACGATACGATTTGGAAACTACATGCAGCCGGAAAGATTGTCCCTGCTGCAGCCCGTCCTGAGAAGGCCGACCTGCAGGAAGCTTTCTTTCGCATGGAGAAGCAGGTCGAAGTCGGCGATTTTTACGCTGCAGCAAAACAAAGCGGCTTGCAGTATGGCCACGCTTTCCAAGGGATCAAGCAGCTAGGAACCGGCGAGGACGAAGCCTTGGCCGAAGTCGCTTTACCCACCGAACTTCAGGGCGACGCGCGGAATTATCACCTTCATCCGGCGTTGCTTGATGCCTGCTTCCAGACGGTGGGTAGTTTGCTGGCCGACGAGCTGACACCGGGTACAACCTTCATTCCGATTGGTGTCGGCAGCGTGACTTGCTTCGAGGGGCACTCGCCGCAGCGAGTCGCTTGTTGGTCGAAGATTGTCGGCCGCAAGCCTGGGCGCATGCCGCAAGTCGAGGCCGATTTTTTATTGGCCAATGAAGAAGGCGAAGTTCTAGCCGAGGTGCGCGGCTTGAAACTGGCCCGGCTCGCCAAGATCGATCTGCAGAAGCGTTTGGTCGCCGATGTCGATCGCTGGTACCACGAAGTGAAGTGGCTTGAGACACCACGAATTGGCAATCCATTGACGGTGGATGAAAAAGAAGAGTCGGTTTGGCTCATCTTCGGCGATGGCCGCCCGATGACAGAGTATCTCGTCGAGCAGTTAGAGCAACGCAAGCAACAAGTGATGCAAGTCTTCCCTGGCACGGAACTAGAGTTTGGCGAAGTCGATGCCACGCTCGATCCAGTCGAGCCAACGGAATTCGTGGAGCTACTCGACTCGCTCGAGCTTTCTGAGACGCGGAAGCTTCGCGGAGTGATCTATCTTTGGGCACAGCAAGACCTCTCCGGCAAAGCCAACGAGTCGATGGTCGATCATGCGCTGGGTTGCCAAGGGCTATTGCATGTCGCTCAGGCGTTGGGACAGCTGGAAGATCAATCCCCCCGACTCTATGTGGTCACCCTGGGCGGTCAACGGATCTACTCAGGCGACAAGATCGGCCACCCATTGGAAGCCGCGACATGGGGACTGGCCGGCGTGATTGCCAACGAACTACCTAAACTCAACTGCACCCGCGTGGATGTCGATGCTGCCGATCGCGATACGGCCGGCCGACTGTTTGGCGAAGTTTGGGTACCTGACTCGGAAACAGAAATCGCGCTGCGTGGCGAAAAGCGTTTCTCGTCGCGGCTGATGCCCATGCGTTTGGCTGCTGACGGCGAGTTGACTATTCCTGAACAGCCGTATCAGTTGGGGCTGAAGAAGTTCGGCATGCTGACCAATCTGGAATTGGTTCCCAAGCTTCGCACCGAGCCGGCAGAGTCTGAAGTCGAGATCGCAGTCAAAGCATCGGGGCTCAACTTCCGCGATGTGCTGCGGGCCCTAGGCATGCTGCAGGAATATGAAAAAGAAATCGGTATCCTTACCGAAGCGGATGTGACCTTCGGTTTCGAGTGTAGCGGCGTTGTTACGGCGGTTGGCAAAAAGGTGAAGAGCCTGAGCGTCGGCGACGAGGTCATCGCGCTTTCCACGGCTAGTATGACGAGCCACTTGCTGGTCGATCAAAACTACGTTGCGAAGAAGCCGAGCAACCAGACATTTGACGAAGCAGCGACCATTCCGCTGGCGTTCTTGACCGCGCACTATGGACTGGTGCGGCTTGCCAAACTACGCAAAGGAGAGCGTGTACTGATTCATGCCGCTGCCGGTGGCGTGGGACAAGCTGCCGTCGCGATCGCCCAGGCCGTTGGTGCCGAGATCTACGCGACTGCCAGTAAGGGGAAGTGGGACTTCCTGCATTCGCTGGGGATCAAGCATGTATACGATTCTCGGACAACACTCTTCAGCGATCAGATTCTGAAAGATACCGGCGGCGAAGGAGTCGACGTCGTTCTCAACAGTTTGAATCAGGAATTCATTACCAAAAGCGTCGAGTGTCTAGCCAAGGGAGGGCGTTTCGTCGAGATCGGCAAGATCGGTATCTGGACGCTTGAGCAGTTTGCTAAGTCCCGACCCGACGCCGCTTACTTCCCCTTTGATCTGGGGGATGAAGAACGCAAGTCGCCAGGCCTCATCGCGGCGATGTTGAAAGAGCTGCTACCGCAGTTTGAATCGCATCAGCTGACTCCCCTGCCCTTGCAGGCCTACCGCATGGAGGACGCGGTCGACGCGTTTCGCTTTATGCAGCAGGCCAAACATTTGGGTAAGGTCATTTTGCAAATGACGCCACCCACCAGCGAGAGGCCGTTGATTCGAGGCGACGCGACCTACCTAATCACCGGCGGCACCGGTGCGATCGGGTTGGAGGTCGCCCAGTGGTTGGTCCAGCAAGGCGCCAAGAACGTCGTTCTCACCAGTCGCAGTGGTAAAGCAAACGAAGCCACGTCCGAGCGGATCGCGGACTGGGAAAGCGAAGGCGCTAAGGTGACCGTCGCGACTATGGATGCCGCAAAGGCCGATCAGGTCGCCGCGGTGCTGGGCTTCATTCAGACAGAACTTTCACCACTGGCAGGCGTGTTTCATGCCGCCGGTGTGTTGGACGATGCGACGATTGGGCAACAGTCGTGGGATCGCTTCGCCAAGGTATTGCCGGCCAAAGTAGATGGCTCTTGGTATTTGCACCAACAGACACGCGAACTTCCGCTCGACTACTTTGTTTGCTTCTCATCGATCGCCGCGTTGATCGGTTCGCCGGGGCAAGCCAACTACGCCGCTGCCAACGCGTTCATGGATGCTTTGTGTGCCGGTCGCCGTGCTGAAGGCCTAACCGGTTTGAGCATCAACTGGGGACCATGGAGTGGCGGAGGCATGGCCAAGTCGGCCGACGCCAGACGGCTCGCCGGGATTGGCTTGGGCATGATCGCTCCGCAGCAAGGACTGCTCGCCCTGGAAGAGCTTCTGCCTACGCGTTACGCCGACGTAGGCGTGTTTCCGGTCGACTGGTCGAAGTTCCTTAAACAGTTCGGTCGAAACAAGCATCCGCGACTTCTAGACGAACTCGCGAAGCTGCATCGCCAGGAACGCGTCGTCGGTGCATCGTCAGGTGGGGCGCTTCGGGATCGTCTAGGCTCTGCGGACGAGGACAAACGAGCCTCCATGATTGGCGATTACGTTGCCGATCAGGCCGCTAAAACGCTGGGTATCAGTGCTTCGCAACTAGATCACGCGAAGCCGTTGGCGGAAATGGGGCTCGATTCGCTAATGGGAATCGAGCTAAAGAACTCGATCGAAGCGGAGCTAGAGGTCGACATTCCGGTCGAAGAGTTCTCGCAGGATACCACCATAACTAGTCTCGCGACGGCCGTTGCAAACCTAGTGGGTGTGGAAGGGGACTTCACGTCGAGCGGTAGTGAGGCTTCGGCACCCGCAGCCAAAGAGAAGCCGGCCCGTGCTCTGGAAGACATTCCTGCGTCCGACTTCCAGACGGATCAATTCCCTGAAGTGATTGAGCTTCAGGAGCGGCTCGCGCGATTTGCCCGGATGGGAATGGAGAGTCCTTACTTCGATGTCCACGAAGGGACGACGCGTGACACGGCCATCATCGAAGGTCGCGAGTTCATCTGCTTTAGCAGTTACAACTATGTCGGTAGCAGTGGCGATCCGGAAGTAACCGCTGCCGCCCAGGCCGCCGTCGAAAAATTTGGCACCAGCGTTTCGGCCAGTCGCGTTGTCTCTGGCGAAAAGACCATCCATGGCGAGTTAGAACGCAAGATCGCCCAGTTCGTGGGTACCGAGTCTTCCGTTTGTTTTGTGGGTGGGCATTCGACCAACGAGACAACGATCGGCCACCTGATGAACCCTGGCGACCTAATCCTGCACGACGAGCTAGCCCACAATAGCTTGGTGCAAGGGTGTATTCTCTCTGGAGCCCAGCGTCGAGCGTTTCCGCACAACGATACGGCGGCGTGCGAACGAATGCTGTCGGAAATGCGCGGCAAGTATCGTCGAGCCGTGATTGTCGTCGAAGGCGTCTACAGTATGGACGGCGACTACTGCGACTTGCCTAAGCTGGTCGAGATCAAGGAAAAGTACAAAGCGATGCTCTTCGTCGACGAGGCACACTCGATCGGCACCATGGGCAAGACGGGCCGAGGGATCTGCGAACATTACGGCATCCCCGGTTCGCGAATCGATTTTCTGATGGCGACTCTTAGTAAGTCATTCGGTAGCTGCGGTGGCTACATTGCCGGCAAAAAGACGATGATCGAATACCTGAAGTACACCGCACCCGGCTTTGTGTTCAGCGTGGGAATGCCTCCGTCGAACGCCGCCGCCGCATTGGCATCGATCGAACGGATAGAAAAGCACCCGGAAGTCGTTGCCAAGTGCATGAGCAATTCACGATTGTTCCTCAAGCTGGCTAAGGAAAAAGGGCTTGATACGGGGCTGAGCGACAACACGCCGGTGGTTCCCGTGATCGCCGGAAATTCTCTGCTGGCTCTGCGGCTTTCGCGAGCCCTGTACGCTCGGGGGTACAACGTTCAGCCGATTATGTACCCAGCCGTGGAAGAGAAAGCAGCTCGGCTGCGGTTCTTTATTACCAGTTGTCACAGCGAAGAACAAATCCGCCAAACGGTTGACGCGACCGCCGAAGAATTGGAAAAATTGAAGGCCGAATCCAGCGACGCGGCGAAATAG
- a CDS encoding acyl carrier protein, with product MTAEPSGTSGDAPKSAEEIQDWIIDYLAKELDANPNSIDPSATFDSFALDSATAIGMTGDMENWLGKRIDPTIVYDYPTIEEFSSYLAGEK from the coding sequence ATGACAGCCGAGCCATCCGGAACTTCTGGCGACGCGCCTAAGTCCGCGGAAGAAATCCAAGACTGGATTATCGATTATCTTGCCAAAGAGTTGGACGCCAATCCCAACTCCATTGACCCTAGCGCTACCTTCGATTCGTTTGCCCTCGATTCAGCTACGGCTATCGGGATGACCGGCGATATGGAAAACTGGCTCGGAAAACGGATTGATCCGACGATCGTTTACGATTACCCCACGATCGAAGAGTTCTCTAGCTATCTGGCGGGCGAGAAGTAA
- the queC gene encoding 7-cyano-7-deazaguanine synthase QueC, which translates to MAKVVAVVSGGMDSATLLYHMLDAGHQCWAISVDYGQRHVKELVYARQLCDGVNVPHQVADLSAINPIFGNNSLSGRQIDVPEGHYAEESMKQTVVPNRNMILLSVAIAWAASNQCAAVAYGAHSGDHAIYPDCRPEFADAMDTAARLCDWNPIELWRPFVQMDKGEIAKRGVKLGVPYEKTWTCYKGLEKHCGKCGACVERKEAFALNDLIDPTDYSD; encoded by the coding sequence ATGGCGAAAGTTGTGGCAGTCGTTTCCGGTGGAATGGATTCGGCAACGCTCCTTTATCACATGTTGGACGCTGGGCATCAGTGCTGGGCCATTTCAGTCGACTACGGTCAGCGACACGTCAAAGAACTCGTCTATGCCCGGCAATTGTGTGATGGGGTGAACGTCCCACACCAGGTCGCGGATCTATCGGCTATCAACCCGATATTCGGAAACAATAGCCTTTCAGGGCGGCAGATAGACGTGCCAGAAGGACATTATGCAGAGGAAAGTATGAAGCAGACGGTCGTTCCGAATCGGAACATGATTCTGCTTTCGGTCGCAATTGCCTGGGCGGCAAGCAATCAGTGTGCGGCTGTGGCCTACGGGGCCCATAGCGGTGACCATGCCATCTACCCCGATTGTCGCCCTGAATTCGCAGACGCTATGGATACCGCCGCTCGTCTTTGTGACTGGAATCCGATCGAGTTATGGCGTCCTTTTGTCCAAATGGACAAGGGAGAGATCGCAAAACGCGGCGTGAAGCTAGGTGTTCCGTATGAAAAAACGTGGACCTGTTACAAAGGCCTCGAGAAGCACTGTGGTAAATGTGGTGCATGCGTCGAGCGAAAAGAGGCCTTCGCACTAAATGATCTGATCGATCCAACCGATTACTCTGATTAG
- a CDS encoding metallophosphoesterase, with protein MSVAASVAQNTVESYQKAGRILRESSLRRGNVVHLDASNTDDVMVTADLHGNRTNFRQILNLAALESNPHRHLVFQEVCHGGPTYPKAGGCMSHLMLEDIAKLVIRFPDQVHFLISNHELAELTDFPIMKAGKMLNLMFRCGMGQMYGDAVPVVRAAQLEFLSSLPIAIRIGDQIMVSHSLPKQCDDEPFDASIFDRELTSHDRACGGSLHRLVWGRDFRQENVDRLAEQLGVELFITGHEPCQYGFASPNSRQIVLDCCSRLGKYLMIPMSDDLTQEDLLNRIHSLHDPILAAMS; from the coding sequence ATGAGTGTTGCCGCCAGCGTGGCCCAAAATACGGTTGAGTCCTACCAGAAAGCTGGGCGAATCTTGCGAGAGTCTTCGCTACGGCGAGGCAATGTCGTTCACCTGGATGCATCGAATACCGATGATGTGATGGTGACAGCTGACCTGCACGGCAATCGCACCAACTTTCGGCAAATCCTCAACCTTGCCGCTTTAGAGAGCAATCCACATCGGCACTTGGTATTTCAGGAAGTGTGCCACGGAGGCCCGACCTACCCCAAAGCCGGCGGGTGCATGTCTCACTTGATGCTGGAAGACATCGCTAAGTTGGTTATTCGCTTCCCGGATCAGGTTCACTTCTTGATTTCTAACCACGAGCTGGCCGAACTGACTGACTTTCCGATCATGAAAGCGGGCAAGATGCTCAACCTGATGTTCCGCTGCGGAATGGGGCAGATGTACGGCGATGCCGTCCCGGTTGTGCGTGCCGCCCAGTTGGAATTTTTGTCGAGCCTCCCCATCGCGATCCGAATTGGGGATCAGATTATGGTCTCGCATAGCCTGCCCAAGCAGTGCGACGACGAACCGTTTGACGCCAGTATCTTCGATCGGGAACTGACCTCACACGATCGCGCTTGCGGCGGTTCGCTGCATCGCTTGGTCTGGGGACGTGATTTCCGTCAAGAGAATGTCGACCGCTTGGCAGAGCAGCTCGGAGTCGAGCTTTTCATCACCGGACATGAACCTTGTCAGTATGGATTTGCATCTCCGAATTCACGCCAGATTGTGCTCGACTGTTGCAGCCGACTGGGCAAGTACCTTATGATCCCCATGTCCGATGACCTGACTCAGGAAGACCTTCTGAACCGAATCCATTCTCTTCACGATCCTATCTTGGCAGCTATGTCCTAA
- a CDS encoding 4'-phosphopantetheinyl transferase family protein, protein MIQLSTKPFPLPRPMRQLEIAQSELHLWRVSLEEGLSGVDQLHKQLSEAEQVRASKFFRENQAQQYVVFHAALRDILARYLDVEPAQIAYETSEFGKPNVIRGQAGQLRFNLTHSGELAVVAVSLGKDVGVDIERIRKVRSFASMLERCLSDAERKDICAHQEADRFHQFLRFWTHKEAYLKTIGVGLRAPLDRVTLDLQAPESRKVVNHFNVFPQSPVVRLMELAPCEGFVGAVGSTHGDSPEIKTFGWVSGR, encoded by the coding sequence ATGATTCAACTTTCCACAAAGCCGTTTCCACTGCCGCGTCCGATGCGACAACTGGAGATCGCTCAATCGGAACTGCACCTGTGGCGGGTTTCGCTTGAGGAAGGCCTGTCGGGCGTCGATCAATTGCACAAGCAGCTTTCCGAAGCCGAGCAGGTGCGTGCTTCCAAGTTCTTTCGTGAAAATCAGGCCCAACAGTACGTAGTATTTCACGCAGCCCTGCGTGATATCCTGGCCAGATACTTGGATGTCGAGCCGGCCCAAATTGCCTACGAGACAAGCGAATTTGGCAAACCGAATGTAATTCGCGGTCAGGCCGGTCAGCTACGTTTTAACCTCACGCACTCCGGCGAACTGGCCGTGGTGGCAGTTTCGCTAGGCAAGGACGTGGGAGTCGATATCGAGCGCATTCGTAAAGTCCGTAGTTTCGCTAGCATGCTCGAACGATGTCTTTCGGATGCCGAGCGTAAGGACATATGTGCCCATCAGGAAGCGGATCGCTTTCACCAGTTTCTCCGGTTTTGGACTCATAAAGAGGCCTATTTGAAGACGATCGGTGTTGGTCTTCGGGCACCTCTGGATCGCGTAACTCTCGATCTTCAGGCTCCTGAGTCACGCAAGGTCGTGAATCATTTCAACGTCTTCCCGCAATCGCCGGTCGTTCGCTTAATGGAACTTGCCCCCTGTGAAGGGTTTGTAGGAGCTGTCGGTTCGACTCATGGAGACTCTCCCGAGATCAAAACGTTCGGTTGGGTGAGTGGTCGATAG